The following proteins are encoded in a genomic region of Sesamum indicum cultivar Zhongzhi No. 13 linkage group LG8, S_indicum_v1.0, whole genome shotgun sequence:
- the LOC105167853 gene encoding uncharacterized protein LOC105167853: MRNAIRCCISCILPCGALDVIRIVHANGRVEEISGSVKAAEIMKLHPKHVLKKPSSPSGEGMCPKIVVVPPDAQLKRGHIYFLIPLPPAPEKTRTRSSTKKKKRESETNGNTAKTEGNISVANLLISDRYLSEILSERISTQKDRRRGRVGVWRPHLESISEKPMEA, translated from the coding sequence ATGAGAAACGCCATCAGGTGCTGCATATCTTGCATTCTGCCATGCGGGGCGCTGGACGTGATTCGGATAGTGCATGCCAACGGCCGAGTGGAAGAAATCAGCGGCAGCGTGAAGGCCGCGGAGATCATGAAACTGCACCCAAAACACGTCCTGAAGAAGCCCTCATCGCCGTCCGGTGAAGGGATGTGTCCCAAAATCGTCGTAGTTCCTCCCGACGCACAACTTAAACGCGGCCATATTTACTTCCTTATACCCCTCCCACCGGCGCCCGAAAAAACTCGAACGAGATCCTcaacgaaaaagaaaaagagagaatccGAAACCAACGGCAATACAGCGAAGACCGAAGGCAACATCTCTGTGGCGAATTTACTCATTTCCGATCGTTATCTGAGTGAAATTCTGTCGGAGAGAATCTCGACACAGAAGGATCGCCGGCGAGGGCGTGTCGGCGTCTGGAGACCCCACCTGGAGAGCATTTCTGAGAAGCCAATGGAAGCATAA